One genomic window of Macaca mulatta isolate MMU2019108-1 chromosome 8, T2T-MMU8v2.0, whole genome shotgun sequence includes the following:
- the C8H8orf48 gene encoding uncharacterized protein C8orf48 homolog — MAICPELAQTDESALANLSDETETLKSFTDEVQTSSSFSSSGGRQSSPLTSGSKLEREKQTPSLEQEDKQSELLDFKNYEKKLSKKWINYLKRKDSDFERHQPDTKLQTEITQVSDEELNALQSYCTMKINLIHHRGDSKKKTSGRHKKLYVGLDAEAAERDALSGTVPDELLNRIYFKNMRTTPKQEAAAKQHISSQCPDCNRKRAQLALSAFLKQKKTLLESFLLQEKIDEHLHTKDFLTRIGEAHQDFPRLSDDPRIIWKRLTGKSHIRYSGFKRSDTEQKMQRDGNSACHLPFATSQATYSNQTRAGDC, encoded by the coding sequence ATGGCCATCTGCCCAGAATTGGCCCAAACGGACGAAAGTGCTCTGGCAAACCTTTCTGATGAGACTGAGACTTTGAAGAGCTTTACTGATGAGGTACAGACTTCCAGTTCATTCAGCTCCTCTGGAGGACGGCAGTCATCGCCCCTGACCTCTGGGAGCAAACTGGAGAGGGAAAAGCAGACTCCAAGCTTGGAACAAGAAGACAAACAATCTGAGCTTTTGGACttcaaaaattatgaaaagaagTTGAGTAAAAAATGGATCAACTACCTCAAGCGCAAAGACTCTGACTTTGAACGGCACCAACCAGACACCAAACTTCAAACAGAAATCACTCAGGTATCCGATGAAGAATTGAATGCCCTGCAGTCTTATTGCACCATGAAGATAAATTTGATTCATCATAGAGGGGATTCTAAGAAGAAGACGAGTGGCAGACATAAAAAGCTGTATGTTGGATTggatgcagaggctgcagagagagaTGCCTTAAGTGGTACTGTACCCGATGAACTTTTGAACAGAATCTACTTTAAAAACATGAGGACAACGCCAAAACAGGAGGCAGCAGCTAAGCAACACATATCTTCTCAGTGTCCCGATTGTAACAGGAAAAGAGCACAGCTGGCCCTGTCTGCCTTTCTGAAACAAAAGAAGACTTTACTGGAGTCATTTCTACTTCAAGAGAAAATAGATGAACATCTTCATACCAAAGACTTTCTTACCCGTATTGGAGAAGCACATCAAGACTTCCCCAGGCTTTCAGATGACCCCAGAATAATCTGGAAAAGACTGACTGGGAAAAGTCATATCAGATACTCTGGTTTTAAAAGATCAGATACAGAGCAGAAGATGCAGCGAGATGGAAATAGTGCTTGTCATTTACCCTTTGCCACTTCTCAAGCCACTTACTCTAACCAAACCAGAGCTGGTGATTGTTAA